A section of the Spirosoma pollinicola genome encodes:
- a CDS encoding FdhF/YdeP family oxidoreductase — MEKSPNNEQKPSNPAEQEVSNSPKSGERPNQGTEMTNDHYDPQGKPDADKRVFPAPDNVGAKHKNPVLAQPPDQFTGLTLGKPATVAAGVKAVLKSMEFSWSEAGVSRGTHALLKLNQKDGFDCSSCAWPDPDDHRSVAEFCENGAKATASDADTRRADPAFFAKHSLVDLSRMTDRDLNNAGRLTHPMVLRPGATHYTQISWPDAFQVVADELNSLQSPNEAIFYTSGKVPNEPAYLYQLFVREFGTNNLPDCSNMCHESSGSALSPTLGLGKGSVTLNDIYEAEVILIMGQNPGTNHPRMLTALQIAKRNGAKIIAVNPLHEAGLSHFKNPQDFMNPIKAVGTLLSAGTPIADLHLQVKINGDMAVLRGIMKHLLRAEELNPGEVIDHDFIKEYTTNYAEFLDTLNNTSWEAIEQMSGLSSDQLLEAANIIAPKQKIITCWAMGLTQQKNGVMSIQEIVNLQLMKGAMGKPGAGTCPVRGHSNVQGDRTMGIWERPHKEFLDALAREYGFEPPREHGFDTVESIKAMYEGKSKVFVSLGGNFLSAAPDTELVAEGLRKQRLTAFISTKLNRGHLVTGKTSLILPCLTHLDIDMQRSGQQFTSCENSMGVVSQSKGVLKPLEGEMLSEVAILSGIAISTLGDRSNVDWVGYTENYDRIRDSIARVIPGFDKFNEKIRKPGGFYLPNGPRERNFTTENGKANFTVTDMVRHEIEPDQLVLMSIRSHDQFNTTIYEYNDRYRGVYGERRVIFMNAQDMSERHIRERQLVNITSHFDGQRRKLEKFIAIPYNIPKGNTAAYYPEVNPLVPVASVAYISNTPTSKFVIITVEPIPELLPEGKTTPISITITA, encoded by the coding sequence ATGGAAAAGTCCCCAAACAACGAGCAAAAACCGAGCAATCCGGCTGAACAGGAAGTTAGCAATTCGCCTAAAAGTGGAGAACGCCCTAATCAGGGCACTGAAATGACGAACGATCATTACGATCCACAGGGCAAGCCAGATGCCGATAAACGGGTCTTTCCCGCACCTGATAATGTGGGGGCAAAACATAAAAACCCGGTACTGGCCCAGCCCCCCGACCAATTCACAGGTCTTACGCTCGGCAAACCCGCTACGGTGGCGGCCGGGGTTAAAGCCGTTTTGAAATCTATGGAGTTTTCGTGGAGCGAGGCAGGCGTTAGCCGAGGTACGCACGCACTCCTGAAACTCAATCAGAAAGATGGTTTCGACTGTTCATCCTGCGCCTGGCCCGACCCCGACGACCATCGGTCGGTAGCGGAATTCTGCGAAAATGGGGCCAAAGCAACCGCGTCGGACGCCGACACCCGCCGGGCCGATCCTGCGTTTTTCGCCAAACACAGCCTGGTCGATTTATCGCGCATGACCGACCGCGATCTGAACAACGCCGGTCGGTTAACGCACCCGATGGTGCTTCGGCCCGGCGCTACGCATTACACCCAAATTTCCTGGCCTGATGCTTTTCAGGTAGTGGCCGATGAGTTGAACTCCTTACAATCGCCTAACGAGGCTATCTTTTATACGTCCGGCAAAGTACCTAACGAACCCGCCTACCTGTACCAGCTTTTTGTCCGGGAATTTGGCACGAATAACCTGCCCGACTGCTCGAACATGTGCCACGAAAGCAGCGGATCGGCACTGAGTCCTACGTTAGGGTTAGGTAAGGGTTCCGTAACGTTGAACGACATTTACGAAGCTGAGGTCATTCTGATTATGGGGCAGAATCCCGGCACCAATCACCCGAGAATGCTCACGGCTTTGCAAATAGCCAAGCGAAACGGAGCTAAAATTATTGCCGTCAATCCACTGCATGAAGCCGGTTTAAGCCACTTCAAGAATCCGCAGGATTTTATGAATCCTATTAAAGCAGTAGGCACGTTACTAAGTGCTGGCACACCCATCGCCGATCTTCATTTGCAGGTAAAAATTAACGGCGATATGGCGGTGTTACGGGGTATTATGAAACACCTGTTACGAGCCGAAGAACTGAATCCGGGCGAGGTGATCGACCATGATTTCATTAAGGAATACACGACCAATTACGCGGAGTTTCTGGATACGCTCAACAACACCAGTTGGGAAGCTATTGAGCAAATGAGTGGTTTGTCAAGCGATCAGTTGCTCGAAGCGGCTAACATCATTGCCCCAAAACAGAAGATTATTACCTGCTGGGCAATGGGCCTTACCCAACAGAAAAACGGCGTGATGAGCATTCAGGAGATCGTGAACCTTCAGCTGATGAAGGGCGCGATGGGCAAGCCCGGTGCCGGAACCTGCCCTGTGCGCGGCCACTCCAACGTCCAGGGCGACCGCACGATGGGCATTTGGGAACGTCCGCATAAAGAGTTTCTGGATGCATTGGCAAGAGAATATGGTTTCGAACCCCCTCGCGAACATGGGTTTGACACCGTGGAATCCATTAAGGCCATGTATGAAGGAAAAAGCAAGGTATTTGTAAGTCTGGGCGGCAATTTCCTGTCGGCTGCGCCCGACACAGAACTTGTAGCCGAAGGGCTTCGTAAACAGCGGCTTACGGCTTTTATTAGCACAAAACTTAACCGGGGGCACTTAGTCACCGGCAAAACCTCATTGATTTTACCCTGCCTGACTCACCTCGACATCGACATGCAGCGTTCGGGACAGCAGTTCACATCCTGCGAAAACTCGATGGGCGTTGTTAGCCAGAGCAAAGGCGTACTGAAGCCGCTGGAAGGTGAGATGCTCAGTGAAGTGGCTATTCTTTCGGGGATTGCCATTTCTACGCTGGGTGATCGCTCAAACGTTGACTGGGTAGGCTACACCGAGAATTACGACCGAATTCGGGATTCAATTGCGCGCGTGATCCCCGGCTTCGACAAATTCAACGAGAAGATCCGCAAGCCCGGTGGTTTTTATCTGCCCAACGGCCCCCGCGAACGAAATTTCACGACCGAGAATGGGAAAGCTAATTTTACAGTGACCGACATGGTCAGGCACGAGATCGAACCCGACCAACTGGTACTTATGTCCATTCGAAGCCATGACCAGTTTAACACCACCATTTACGAGTACAACGACCGCTATCGGGGCGTTTACGGCGAACGGCGGGTCATTTTCATGAATGCACAGGACATGAGCGAGCGCCATATTCGGGAGCGTCAGCTAGTAAACATCACCAGCCATTTTGACGGACAGCGACGGAAACTGGAGAAATTCATCGCCATTCCTTATAATATTCCGAAGGGTAATACAGCCGCTTACTACCCCGAAGTAAATCCATTGGTGCCTGTGGCCAGTGTCGCCTATATCAGCAACACGCCCACATCTAAGTTCGTCATTATTACGGTGGAGCCTATTCCTGAACTACTGCCGGAAGGAAAAACGACACCCATTTCGATTACTATAACTGCTTGA
- a CDS encoding dioxygenase family protein: protein MERKEFLKRGFSSLLGVAAIVPVIGACSNTSVEPTTTNTGTSTSTGSSNGSSSSNCTVTPSETEGPFPTKVPANFVRQDIRSDRTGVAFTMTITIKNSSSNCAGLSGAIVDIWHCDKDGYYSEYGGTGMQSVNFTTVDFLRGRQTTDANGLVTFTSIFPGWYSGRAPHIHVHIYNSAGKSLLVTQIAFPYDISNIVYTTAQSYGYTKGVQDTKNERDNVFSDSVANELGTVAGSISAGYTLTHTIVVSA, encoded by the coding sequence ATGGAACGTAAAGAATTTTTAAAGCGTGGCTTCAGCAGTCTATTGGGCGTTGCGGCCATTGTTCCCGTTATAGGCGCTTGTTCGAACACAAGTGTCGAGCCTACAACAACCAACACGGGTACCAGCACATCAACGGGGTCAAGTAACGGTAGTTCGTCGAGCAACTGCACGGTTACCCCATCCGAAACAGAAGGGCCATTCCCAACCAAAGTACCCGCCAACTTTGTTCGGCAGGATATTCGCTCAGATCGCACTGGTGTGGCCTTTACCATGACTATTACCATTAAAAATTCGAGTAGCAACTGTGCTGGCTTGTCGGGGGCAATTGTCGATATCTGGCACTGCGATAAAGATGGATATTACTCGGAATATGGCGGAACCGGCATGCAGAGCGTCAATTTTACCACTGTCGATTTCCTGCGCGGGCGGCAAACAACAGACGCCAATGGCCTTGTTACGTTCACGTCGATTTTTCCCGGCTGGTATAGTGGACGGGCACCGCATATTCACGTCCACATCTACAATTCGGCCGGAAAATCGCTACTGGTGACGCAGATCGCTTTCCCTTACGATATCTCCAACATAGTATACACCACAGCGCAATCGTATGGCTATACCAAGGGCGTACAGGACACTAAAAATGAAAGAGACAATGTGTTTTCCGATTCTGTTGCGAACGAGTTAGGCACTGTTGCCGGAAGTATTTCGGCCGGTTATACACTAACTCACACGATTGTTGTGAGTGCTTAG
- a CDS encoding LytTR family DNA-binding domain-containing protein: MNMYPKNLFLIPIPSIIWLEGDGNYTRIHLQNGKLQSLPYTLKFISEKLPDFVRIHKSSLVNPMYVQELTSKGYQDYWVKLSSGHTLSVSRKRMPQTAVKLKLPTP; this comes from the coding sequence ATGAATATGTACCCTAAAAATCTGTTTTTAATTCCAATTCCATCGATCATTTGGTTAGAGGGTGATGGCAACTATACCCGAATTCATTTGCAGAACGGAAAGTTGCAGTCATTACCCTACACATTAAAATTTATTTCGGAAAAATTGCCAGACTTTGTCCGTATTCATAAATCAAGTCTAGTTAATCCTATGTACGTCCAGGAACTAACAAGTAAGGGCTACCAAGACTATTGGGTGAAATTAAGTAGCGGGCATACTCTATCGGTTTCCAGAAAGAGGATGCCGCAAACGGCTGTAAAATTAAAGCTTCCAACACCATAG
- a CDS encoding glycosyltransferase: protein MLVEHHFEEVTLLITHYNRSSSLERLLRTFNELSCSFTDIVVSDDGSLPEHRSMLLKLKDTYNFQLITTPANRGLGHNINKGQDAVKTAYTLYVQEDFVPKTDFPIHFENSLKLMNQNKQFDIVRFYAYFKYPYLKPYSLGFSEMIYKPTVWYSNHLKFYYYSDHPHLRRSTFFTKFGRYIEGENGDITEFTMCLSFIKNGGKGLFFERFTTIFDQVNTVSEPTTASFRKKWKLNEKMYLFLRKFYLVYRLIKNTGELALFGTKKYE from the coding sequence ATGTTAGTTGAGCATCACTTTGAGGAAGTAACCTTACTAATTACACATTATAATCGCAGTAGCTCTCTGGAACGTCTACTTCGTACATTTAATGAGCTAAGTTGCTCATTTACAGACATAGTAGTGTCGGATGATGGCAGTCTGCCTGAGCATCGGAGTATGTTGCTTAAGTTGAAAGATACATATAATTTTCAGCTCATTACAACACCTGCCAATAGAGGGTTAGGACATAATATTAATAAAGGCCAGGATGCAGTAAAGACTGCTTATACGCTTTATGTACAGGAAGATTTCGTACCTAAGACTGATTTTCCTATTCATTTTGAGAATTCATTAAAATTAATGAATCAAAATAAACAATTTGATATTGTTCGCTTTTATGCTTATTTTAAATACCCCTATTTGAAGCCTTATTCTTTGGGTTTTTCCGAAATGATTTATAAACCAACGGTATGGTATTCAAATCACTTAAAATTTTATTACTATAGCGATCATCCACACCTTCGAAGAAGCACATTCTTTACTAAATTCGGCCGTTATATTGAGGGGGAAAATGGTGATATTACAGAGTTTACAATGTGCTTATCGTTTATAAAAAATGGAGGGAAAGGCTTATTTTTTGAGCGTTTCACAACAATATTCGATCAGGTAAACACTGTAAGCGAACCTACTACAGCTTCGTTTCGGAAAAAATGGAAACTCAATGAAAAGATGTATCTTTTTTTGAGAAAATTTTATCTTGTCTATCGACTTATAAAAAATACAGGTGAACTAGCATTGTTCGGCACTAAAAAATATGAGTAA
- a CDS encoding SGNH/GDSL hydrolase family protein — MTTIYRLRYTLTVALWLVGAYCKAQSPFPASVRRVVFLGNSITYSGKYITDIEVYYRAHYPDHPIEFINVGLPSETVSGLSEEGHADGKFPRPDLHNRLASVLALTKPDLVFASYGMNDGIYMPFDESRFQKFKEGIHWLHNEVVKSGAQIIHLTPPVYDELKGGKIGYAAVLDRYADWFISQKTAARWEVIDVHYPMKQFLEAHRQVDARFSVAAFSLAEDGVHPGDVGHWIMAKSILLGLGEKAIAQASDVVATLATTPHTAQFVALVAERQRILKDAWLTAAGHERPGMKKGLPLEEAKIKAAKIDLQLKEIMP, encoded by the coding sequence ATGACCACTATTTATCGACTGCGCTATACATTAACCGTTGCTCTTTGGTTAGTAGGAGCTTACTGTAAGGCGCAATCCCCCTTTCCGGCCAGTGTTCGCCGGGTAGTGTTTTTAGGGAATAGCATTACCTATTCCGGGAAATACATTACCGATATCGAAGTATATTACAGAGCGCATTACCCCGATCACCCCATTGAATTTATCAACGTTGGTTTACCAAGTGAAACCGTTTCCGGACTTTCGGAAGAAGGGCACGCTGACGGGAAATTTCCGCGCCCCGATTTACATAATCGATTGGCCAGCGTACTGGCGCTTACCAAACCAGATCTGGTATTCGCCAGTTATGGTATGAATGATGGAATCTACATGCCCTTCGACGAGAGTCGGTTCCAGAAATTCAAAGAGGGGATCCATTGGCTACACAACGAAGTAGTAAAAAGCGGTGCCCAAATTATTCATCTCACGCCCCCTGTTTATGACGAATTAAAGGGCGGAAAAATAGGGTATGCTGCCGTGCTTGACCGTTATGCTGATTGGTTTATAAGCCAGAAAACAGCAGCTCGGTGGGAGGTAATTGATGTTCACTACCCCATGAAGCAATTTCTGGAAGCTCATCGGCAGGTCGATGCCCGATTTTCTGTAGCTGCATTTTCGCTGGCTGAGGACGGTGTACATCCCGGTGATGTAGGGCATTGGATAATGGCAAAAAGCATACTGTTAGGGTTAGGTGAAAAAGCCATTGCCCAGGCATCAGACGTAGTTGCTACACTGGCAACGACGCCCCATACTGCTCAGTTTGTAGCCCTCGTTGCCGAACGTCAACGTATTTTGAAAGATGCCTGGCTAACGGCAGCAGGGCACGAACGGCCAGGTATGAAAAAAGGGTTGCCACTCGAAGAAGCAAAAATAAAAGCTGCTAAAATAGACCTCCAGCTCAAAGAGATTATGCCCTAA
- a CDS encoding PVC-type heme-binding CxxCH protein, which produces MQLSKIKMALPTKNKINGLLIVAGLLLIAVSAFQSNRLSVRESVAIPVQKGSHIMLLGNNLGSRMMNYGYFETEMQLRYPENKLFIRNMCDGGDTPGFRPHASRNTPWAFPGAEKFQTELANNSESEGHFDYPDQWLTRLKADVIVAFFGYNESFQGKDGLANYKAELDAFIKWTLKQKYNGVSAPKLAIVSPIAFEDLSATMDLPNGKKENENLLLYTKAMQEVAGQNKVLFVDAFTPSKEWYDANAEPLTIDGSQLNDAGYKKLGLLLVDQIFGKTPAKAETNRKLVQDAVLEKNWMWHNDYKIPNGVHVYGRRYNPFGPDNYPAEIEKIREMTAIRDTAVWLAATKGEKMDIAAADKRTKQLPVVKTNFNPEKNGSLTYLYGQEALSKLKVPSGYKIELFASEEEFPDLAKPMQMSFDGKGRLWVAVMPSYPHYKPGDAKPNDKILILEDTNGDGKADKETVFADGLHLPLGFEIAKEGVYVSQGTNLKLYTDTNGDDKADKKEILLSGYDDHDTHHNSHAFTVDPSGAIYSGEGVFLHTNVETSYGPVRATNGGFYRYAPQLHKLERTAQLSIPNPWGIAFDDWGQPFFAETSSPDVRWMMPGSVFPRYGEANHKSVQLIEEAHRVRPTSGLEFVSSRHFPDDIQGDFLINNTIGFLGMKEHTLVDNGTGYVSKHRADLVVSEDRNFRPVDMEFAPDGSLYLIDWHNILIGHMQHNARDPLRDHSHGRVYRITYPSRPLVTPAKIDGASIEQLLDNLKLPEYRTRYRTRRELRGRDASQVLAKLTTWTAGLDKNDPRYEHHLLEGLWVSWGLDKVDQKLLRQVLQAKDYHARAAAVQVVRYTGHQVADQADLLMQAVKDDNSRVRLAAIVAASWIGKEKGLPILAEATKKPLDDWMIHAHQSAVAHLKGMNVKKEVEKAVTSNLKGEELVLYNMGKQIYAKEGYCATCHQPDGKGLTASGFPPLTGTNWVSGNEDRLIKIALKGLMGPIDVVGKTYPGQVPMTPFGGLLKDHEIAAVLTYVRNSFGNNAPAISPDKVKKVRAAVERKTDFYSPTQLLKEHPMEK; this is translated from the coding sequence ATGCAACTATCAAAAATCAAGATGGCTCTACCAACGAAGAATAAGATCAATGGATTGCTGATTGTAGCCGGATTACTACTAATTGCGGTTAGTGCTTTTCAGTCGAACCGACTTTCGGTTAGAGAGTCCGTTGCAATTCCTGTTCAAAAGGGCTCACATATTATGTTGCTGGGTAATAACCTGGGGTCGCGCATGATGAATTACGGCTATTTCGAAACCGAAATGCAGCTTCGTTACCCGGAGAATAAACTCTTTATTCGCAATATGTGCGATGGGGGAGATACCCCCGGTTTTCGTCCACATGCCAGCCGGAATACGCCCTGGGCGTTTCCGGGTGCCGAAAAATTTCAGACAGAGCTAGCCAATAATTCGGAAAGTGAAGGCCATTTCGACTACCCCGACCAATGGCTCACCCGCCTGAAAGCCGACGTGATTGTTGCTTTTTTCGGCTACAACGAGTCCTTCCAGGGTAAAGATGGGTTGGCCAATTATAAGGCTGAACTGGATGCGTTTATCAAGTGGACACTGAAACAAAAATACAACGGGGTTTCTGCCCCGAAACTGGCCATTGTGTCGCCCATTGCGTTCGAAGATTTGTCTGCCACGATGGATTTGCCAAATGGCAAAAAAGAGAATGAAAACCTGTTGCTGTATACCAAAGCGATGCAGGAAGTTGCCGGTCAGAATAAGGTATTATTTGTCGATGCGTTCACCCCATCCAAAGAATGGTACGATGCCAACGCCGAGCCATTGACCATCGACGGTTCGCAACTCAACGACGCCGGATACAAAAAGTTAGGCCTGCTGCTAGTCGATCAGATTTTTGGCAAGACGCCCGCCAAGGCCGAAACCAACCGGAAACTGGTTCAGGATGCCGTACTGGAGAAGAACTGGATGTGGCACAATGACTATAAAATTCCGAATGGTGTTCACGTTTATGGTCGCCGGTACAATCCATTTGGCCCCGATAACTACCCCGCCGAAATCGAGAAAATTCGGGAGATGACTGCCATCCGCGATACGGCTGTTTGGCTGGCCGCAACGAAAGGGGAGAAAATGGATATTGCCGCTGCCGACAAGCGAACGAAACAACTCCCAGTCGTTAAAACCAACTTTAATCCAGAGAAAAACGGTAGCCTGACGTATCTGTACGGGCAGGAAGCCCTGAGCAAACTGAAGGTGCCATCGGGCTACAAGATCGAGCTTTTTGCTTCCGAGGAAGAGTTTCCTGATCTGGCCAAACCCATGCAGATGTCGTTCGATGGCAAAGGGCGGCTATGGGTGGCGGTTATGCCCAGTTACCCGCACTACAAGCCGGGCGATGCCAAACCAAACGACAAAATCCTGATTCTGGAAGACACGAACGGTGACGGAAAAGCAGATAAAGAAACGGTTTTTGCCGATGGACTGCACCTGCCGCTAGGGTTCGAAATCGCGAAGGAGGGCGTTTACGTCTCGCAGGGCACCAACCTGAAACTCTACACCGATACCAACGGCGACGATAAAGCCGACAAAAAGGAAATTTTGCTGAGTGGCTACGATGACCATGATACACACCACAACAGTCATGCCTTCACCGTTGACCCTTCCGGCGCTATTTATTCGGGCGAAGGCGTGTTTTTGCACACCAATGTCGAAACGTCTTATGGTCCCGTTCGGGCTACGAACGGCGGTTTCTATCGCTATGCGCCCCAGCTGCACAAATTGGAACGTACGGCTCAGTTGTCCATTCCAAACCCCTGGGGTATTGCGTTTGACGATTGGGGACAGCCGTTTTTTGCCGAAACCTCAAGCCCTGATGTTCGCTGGATGATGCCCGGTTCGGTGTTTCCGCGTTATGGCGAAGCCAACCATAAATCGGTTCAGTTAATTGAAGAGGCTCACCGCGTTCGGCCAACGTCCGGCCTTGAATTTGTATCGAGCCGCCACTTCCCCGACGATATTCAGGGTGATTTCCTGATCAACAATACCATTGGTTTTCTGGGTATGAAAGAACACACCCTTGTCGATAATGGTACGGGCTACGTGAGCAAGCACCGGGCTGATCTGGTGGTGAGTGAAGACCGCAACTTCCGCCCCGTTGACATGGAGTTTGCGCCGGATGGCTCACTCTACCTGATCGACTGGCATAACATTTTGATCGGGCACATGCAGCACAACGCCCGCGACCCCCTGAGAGATCACTCGCATGGTCGTGTTTACCGGATTACATACCCATCGAGGCCGTTGGTGACGCCAGCCAAAATTGATGGAGCCAGTATTGAGCAGTTGCTGGACAACCTTAAACTCCCCGAATACCGCACCCGTTACCGTACCCGACGCGAACTTCGCGGACGCGATGCCTCGCAGGTACTGGCAAAATTAACTACCTGGACTGCCGGACTGGATAAAAATGACCCTCGTTACGAACACCACCTGCTCGAAGGCTTATGGGTGAGCTGGGGTCTGGATAAAGTAGACCAGAAACTCCTGCGGCAAGTGCTTCAGGCCAAGGATTACCATGCGCGGGCCGCTGCTGTTCAGGTCGTTCGGTATACGGGGCATCAGGTTGCTGATCAGGCCGATTTGCTGATGCAGGCCGTTAAAGATGATAACAGCCGGGTTCGGTTGGCGGCAATTGTGGCGGCTTCCTGGATTGGGAAAGAAAAAGGACTACCCATTCTGGCCGAAGCGACGAAGAAGCCGCTGGACGACTGGATGATTCACGCACACCAATCTGCCGTGGCCCACTTAAAGGGTATGAACGTGAAGAAAGAGGTAGAAAAGGCGGTTACCTCGAATCTGAAAGGGGAGGAGCTGGTCTTGTACAACATGGGTAAACAGATCTATGCCAAAGAGGGCTATTGTGCCACCTGCCACCAACCCGATGGCAAAGGGCTAACGGCTTCCGGTTTTCCACCGCTTACGGGTACGAACTGGGTGTCGGGCAATGAAGATCGTCTAATAAAAATTGCCTTGAAAGGGTTGATGGGGCCTATTGATGTGGTGGGTAAAACCTATCCGGGTCAAGTGCCCATGACACCCTTCGGCGGGTTGCTGAAAGATCATGAAATTGCTGCGGTGCTAACCTATGTACGAAATTCGTTTGGCAATAATGCGCCGGCTATTTCTCCCGATAAGGTGAAGAAAGTCAGAGCCGCTGTTGAACGCAAAACCGATTTCTATTCACCAACCCAGTTGCTCAAAGAGCATCCAATGGAAAAGTAA
- a CDS encoding glycoside hydrolase family 16 protein: MRSDTKRLTLCYNATMQTGGIYRFIFGRPDLWYLLNTAVKRVWQRRLFLLSLWFCLQVGSLFAQSRAEVQQVKSDTSWRLVWADEFDTNGPPNPKNWVFETGFVRNNEYQWYQAENAHCENGVLIIEGKREQRSNPFYKANSASWRTNRPTIEYTSSSMKTEKLHQWQYGRFEMRGRIETRSGLWPAFWTLGVSGEWPSNGEIDIMEYYRNQLLANVAWATAKRYTAEWRSVKKPMTTFDDPDWSKKFHIWRMDWDETAIRLYVDDQLLNTVLLAETINQDGSGLNPFHHPHYVLLNLAIGGDNGGDPSKTPFPSRFEVDYVRVYQK; the protein is encoded by the coding sequence ATGCGTTCCGACACGAAAAGATTGACCTTATGCTATAATGCAACGATGCAAACAGGGGGAATCTATCGGTTCATCTTCGGCCGACCAGATTTATGGTATCTGTTAAATACAGCTGTAAAAAGGGTGTGGCAGCGACGATTATTTCTTTTATCACTCTGGTTCTGCCTGCAAGTCGGTAGCTTATTTGCCCAGTCTCGTGCGGAAGTTCAGCAAGTAAAATCAGATACAAGCTGGCGGCTGGTGTGGGCCGATGAGTTTGACACAAACGGGCCACCAAATCCTAAAAACTGGGTATTTGAAACGGGTTTTGTGCGCAATAATGAATACCAATGGTATCAGGCTGAAAACGCTCATTGTGAAAACGGTGTGCTCATTATTGAAGGAAAACGTGAGCAACGCTCCAACCCTTTCTATAAAGCTAACAGTGCCAGTTGGCGAACCAATCGCCCTACTATTGAGTACACGTCTTCGAGTATGAAAACAGAAAAACTGCACCAATGGCAATATGGGCGTTTCGAGATGCGGGGCCGTATTGAGACCAGGTCCGGTCTCTGGCCAGCTTTCTGGACACTTGGCGTGTCGGGCGAATGGCCATCGAACGGTGAAATCGATATCATGGAATATTATCGAAATCAGTTACTGGCAAACGTAGCCTGGGCCACCGCAAAACGCTATACAGCTGAGTGGCGAAGCGTAAAAAAGCCAATGACTACGTTTGACGATCCGGACTGGTCAAAAAAGTTTCATATTTGGCGTATGGACTGGGATGAAACGGCTATTCGCCTGTATGTTGACGATCAACTGCTAAACACGGTTCTCCTTGCCGAAACCATAAATCAGGATGGTTCCGGTCTTAATCCGTTTCACCATCCTCATTATGTGCTGCTAAATCTGGCCATTGGGGGCGATAATGGAGGAGACCCGTCCAAAACGCCATTTCCAAGTCGATTTGAGGTCGATTATGTGCGTGTTTATCAGAAATAA
- a CDS encoding glycosyltransferase, protein MVPGKTTFDNVTLLITHFNRSNSLKRLLSAFHDLNCSFADIVVSDDSSQSVHFQALKSLQKQYNFRLVTSVSNRGLANNLNKGQDAVQTPYTLYIQEDFVPQPSFVPKLQESVAFMQQDNTLDMVRFYAYFIYPYLRPFKNGFSEMVFSPWAANYNKIYCYSDHPHLRRSTFLDKFGRYVEGIKGDRAEYRMCISFLQKRGKALFYNDYESLLIQENDAQEPSTMKRAEWTQHQNPFIIIVRYIYRQIRYNYDIRFLT, encoded by the coding sequence ATGGTACCTGGTAAAACAACATTTGACAATGTGACTTTGCTCATTACCCACTTTAACCGAAGCAATTCTCTAAAGCGTTTACTATCTGCCTTTCATGATCTCAACTGCTCGTTTGCGGATATTGTTGTTTCGGATGATAGCAGCCAGAGCGTACACTTTCAAGCCTTAAAGTCCCTGCAAAAACAGTATAACTTTCGGTTGGTTACGTCGGTCAGTAACCGTGGATTGGCGAATAATCTAAATAAGGGGCAGGATGCCGTACAAACGCCCTACACGCTCTACATACAGGAAGACTTTGTACCTCAGCCATCCTTCGTCCCCAAGTTGCAGGAATCAGTAGCTTTCATGCAGCAAGACAATACGCTGGACATGGTACGGTTCTATGCCTATTTTATATATCCCTATTTAAGGCCCTTTAAGAATGGATTTTCGGAGATGGTCTTTTCCCCCTGGGCAGCCAACTACAACAAAATTTACTGTTATAGCGATCATCCTCATCTGCGCAGAAGCACGTTTCTCGACAAATTCGGCCGTTATGTGGAAGGTATAAAAGGCGATCGGGCTGAATACCGAATGTGTATTTCCTTTTTGCAAAAGAGGGGAAAAGCTCTTTTCTACAACGATTATGAAAGTCTACTTATCCAGGAGAACGATGCTCAGGAACCCAGCACCATGAAACGGGCCGAATGGACGCAGCATCAAAATCCATTTATTATCATTGTCCGATATATATATCGGCAAATCAGATACAACTACGATATCCGATTTCTGACGTAG